From the genome of Pseudomonas yamanorum, one region includes:
- a CDS encoding FecR domain-containing protein has translation MSPVSSKPVSARVLDAAIAWQLSLDSGDGSAVEQEEFAKWLASNEEHARAWRQLGMLDQRFSVASGPARAALLQSREGIRKRVRKLGSGLASVVLVCGLVLFAGQRYVPLNYWLADQRTATGEQRTLKLADGTVINLNTHSAIDVRFDEKRRLIVLQEGEILIETGHNDARPFFVETREGSLRALGTRFIVKREDDGTRLSVLQSAVGAQPEALHQEQIFKEGQQVLMRRDGLGPMLAISPGTDAWTRGMLVVDNARLGDVVEELSRYRTGYLGVDKHVADLRITGSFPLHDTNLALNALLPTLPVQIQQHTPWWVTVAPKP, from the coding sequence GTGAGCCCGGTCAGTTCCAAGCCGGTCTCGGCACGGGTGCTTGACGCCGCCATTGCCTGGCAACTGTCCCTCGATTCGGGCGACGGCAGCGCCGTGGAACAGGAAGAGTTCGCCAAATGGCTGGCCAGCAACGAAGAACACGCCCGGGCCTGGCGCCAACTGGGCATGCTCGATCAGCGTTTCAGTGTGGCCTCAGGCCCGGCCCGTGCGGCGTTGCTGCAATCGCGCGAAGGCATTCGCAAGCGCGTGCGCAAGCTCGGCAGCGGCCTGGCCAGTGTGGTGCTGGTATGCGGCCTGGTGCTCTTCGCCGGCCAGCGCTACGTGCCGCTCAACTATTGGCTGGCCGACCAGCGCACCGCCACCGGCGAACAGCGCACCCTGAAGCTGGCGGACGGCACGGTGATCAACCTCAATACCCACAGCGCCATCGACGTGCGCTTCGACGAAAAACGCCGGCTGATCGTGTTGCAGGAGGGCGAAATCCTCATCGAGACCGGCCACAACGACGCCCGCCCGTTTTTTGTCGAAACTCGCGAAGGCAGCCTGCGCGCCTTGGGTACGCGGTTTATCGTCAAGCGCGAAGACGACGGCACGCGCCTCAGCGTGTTGCAGTCTGCCGTCGGCGCGCAGCCTGAAGCGCTGCATCAGGAGCAGATCTTCAAGGAAGGTCAGCAAGTCCTGATGCGCCGCGACGGCCTCGGCCCGATGCTGGCTATCAGCCCCGGCACCGACGCCTGGACACGCGGCATGCTGGTGGTAGACAACGCGCGCCTCGGCGACGTGGTTGAGGAACTGAGCCGCTATCGCACCGGGTACCTGGGTGTGGATAAACACGTGGCCGACCTGCGGATCACCGGCAGCTTCCCGCTGCACGACACCAACCTGGCGCTGAATGCACTGCTGCCGACCTTGCCGGTGCAGATTCAACAACACACGCCGTGGTGGGTGACGGTGGCGCCCAAGCCGTAG
- a CDS encoding RNA polymerase sigma factor: protein MSSIQSPHSELVGALYRDHRSWLLAWLRRNVACPSRAEDLSQDTFMRLLGREELREPREPRAFLVAIAKGLLFDYFRRAALEQAYLTELMLIPESEHPSPEEQQLILEDLKAIDRLLGKLSSKARAAFLYNRLDGMGHAEIAQRLGVSVPRVRQYLAQGIRQCYIALYGEPL, encoded by the coding sequence TTGTCGTCCATCCAAAGTCCCCACAGTGAGCTTGTTGGCGCGTTATACCGCGACCATCGCAGCTGGCTGTTGGCGTGGCTGCGACGCAATGTGGCCTGCCCCAGCCGTGCCGAAGACCTGAGCCAGGACACCTTCATGCGCCTGCTGGGCCGTGAAGAACTGCGTGAGCCCCGCGAGCCGCGGGCATTTCTGGTGGCCATCGCCAAGGGTCTGCTGTTCGACTACTTCCGCCGCGCCGCGCTGGAACAGGCTTATCTCACCGAGCTGATGCTGATCCCGGAAAGCGAACACCCGTCCCCGGAAGAACAGCAATTGATCCTCGAAGACCTCAAGGCCATCGACCGCCTGCTGGGCAAACTCTCGAGCAAAGCCCGCGCGGCCTTCCTCTATAACCGCCTCGATGGCATGGGCCACGCCGAAATCGCCCAGCGTCTTGGGGTTTCCGTGCCTCGGGTACGGCAATACCTGGCTCAAGGCATTCGCCAGTGCTACATCGCCCTGTATGGCGAGCCGCTGTGA
- a CDS encoding 3'-5' exonuclease: MSLFGWLRKPKPGLDAAQQQRVEQLPKPRELGDGSLRDQRWVVVDLETSGLNLNRDQVLSIGAVVIEDGAVDFSQLFERTLQRAETKLSPSVLIHGLGPSAIAAGSDPAEALMDFMEFVGDSPLLAFHAPFDQHMLCRALKDSLGYRLNHPFLDVADIAPLLCPDANIREAGLDDWITHFKLQVGERHHASADALATAELMLILFSRARQQQIDSPHALQQRLGQWKRRKQAPSF, from the coding sequence GTGAGCTTGTTTGGCTGGCTGCGCAAACCCAAACCTGGCCTGGACGCAGCGCAACAGCAGCGGGTTGAGCAATTGCCCAAGCCACGGGAGCTAGGGGACGGTTCGCTGCGAGACCAGCGCTGGGTAGTGGTGGACCTCGAAACCAGCGGCCTGAACCTCAATCGTGACCAAGTGCTTTCCATCGGCGCGGTGGTGATCGAAGACGGTGCTGTGGACTTCTCCCAGCTGTTCGAACGCACCCTGCAACGGGCCGAGACCAAGCTCAGCCCCAGTGTGCTGATCCACGGCCTGGGGCCCAGTGCCATCGCGGCGGGCAGTGATCCGGCTGAAGCGCTGATGGACTTCATGGAGTTTGTCGGCGACAGTCCGCTGCTGGCGTTTCATGCGCCCTTCGATCAACACATGCTGTGCCGGGCGCTCAAGGACAGCCTGGGCTATCGATTGAACCACCCGTTCCTGGACGTGGCCGACATCGCCCCGCTGCTGTGCCCTGATGCCAACATCCGCGAAGCGGGGCTGGATGACTGGATCACGCATTTCAAGCTGCAAGTGGGCGAGCGCCATCACGCCAGTGCGGACGCGTTGGCGACGGCGGAGTTGATGTTGATTTTGTTCAGCCGCGCACGGCAGCAACAGATCGACAGCCCGCACGCGTTACAACAGCGCCTGGGCCAATGGAAACGCCGCAAGCAAGCGCCCTCATTCTAA
- a CDS encoding putative nucleotidyltransferase substrate binding domain-containing protein, producing the protein MSKADAFTQAGKTAVLQNIHGTLQFLQRFPPFNQMENTHLGFLVEQCQLRFYAPGESILKPSGGPVEHFYIVKQGRVVGERPDSAETTFEITTGECFPLAALLGERATRTEHKAAEDTFCLQLNKPAFIKLFALSSAFRDFALRGVSSLLDQVNQQVQQKAVETLGTQYSLNTRLGELAMRHPVTCSPLTPLREAVTQMHEQQVGSIVIVDEHKAPLGIFTLRDLRQVVADGTSDFSQGIERHMTQAPFFLTPDHSAFDAAIAMTERHIAHVCLVKDQRLCGVVSERDLFSLQRVDLVHLARTIRNAPRVENLVAIRGEIGQLVERMLAHGASSTQITHIITLLNDHTVCRVIELTLADKGDPGVPFSWLCFGSEGRREQTLYTDQDNGILFEARDAAEAAEIRGRLLPLAQQINQSLALCGFTLCKGNIMAGNPELCLSRAEWARRFAGFIREATPENLLGSSIYFDLRVVWGDEQGCEQLRQGILDQVADNRLFQRMLAENALRQRPPVGRFRDFVLTRKGADKATLDLKVQGLTPFVDGARLLALANGISAINTLERLRQLVAKEVIERLDGAAYEEAYHFIQQTRMQQHQLQTRENLPYSNRVDPDSLNHLDRRILRESLRQAQRLQSSLTLRYQL; encoded by the coding sequence ATGAGTAAAGCTGATGCTTTCACACAAGCGGGGAAAACCGCTGTGTTGCAGAACATCCACGGCACCCTGCAATTCCTGCAACGCTTCCCGCCGTTCAACCAGATGGAGAACACCCACCTGGGGTTTCTGGTAGAGCAGTGCCAATTGCGCTTCTACGCCCCCGGCGAGAGCATCCTCAAGCCCTCTGGCGGGCCGGTGGAACACTTCTATATCGTCAAGCAGGGCCGCGTGGTCGGCGAGCGGCCGGATTCAGCCGAAACCACCTTTGAAATCACCACCGGTGAATGTTTTCCGCTGGCGGCCTTGCTGGGAGAACGGGCGACCCGCACCGAGCACAAAGCCGCCGAAGACACCTTCTGCCTGCAACTGAACAAGCCGGCCTTTATCAAGCTGTTCGCCCTTTCCAGCGCCTTCCGCGACTTCGCCTTGCGCGGGGTGAGCAGCCTGCTGGACCAGGTCAACCAGCAAGTCCAGCAAAAGGCCGTGGAAACCCTCGGCACGCAGTACTCGCTGAACACCCGCCTGGGCGAATTGGCCATGCGTCACCCGGTGACCTGCAGCCCGCTGACGCCGCTGCGTGAAGCGGTCACGCAAATGCACGAGCAGCAAGTGGGCAGCATCGTGATCGTCGACGAGCACAAGGCGCCCCTGGGGATTTTCACCCTGCGGGACCTGCGCCAGGTGGTGGCCGACGGCACCAGCGATTTCAGCCAGGGCATCGAGCGCCATATGACCCAGGCGCCGTTCTTTCTCACCCCGGACCACAGCGCCTTCGACGCTGCGATCGCGATGACCGAACGGCATATTGCCCACGTGTGCCTGGTCAAGGATCAGCGCCTGTGTGGCGTGGTGTCCGAGCGCGATCTGTTTTCCCTGCAACGGGTGGACCTGGTGCACTTGGCGCGCACCATTCGCAATGCGCCCAGGGTCGAAAACCTGGTGGCGATCCGTGGCGAAATCGGCCAGCTGGTGGAACGCATGCTGGCCCACGGTGCTTCGTCCACGCAGATCACCCACATCATCACCTTGCTCAATGACCACACGGTGTGCCGCGTCATCGAGTTGACCTTGGCTGACAAGGGCGACCCCGGCGTGCCGTTCAGTTGGTTGTGTTTCGGCAGCGAAGGCCGCCGCGAGCAGACGCTGTATACCGACCAGGACAACGGCATTCTGTTCGAAGCCAGGGACGCCGCCGAAGCCGCCGAGATTCGTGGCCGCCTGCTGCCCCTGGCACAGCAGATCAACCAGAGCCTGGCGCTGTGCGGCTTCACCCTGTGCAAGGGCAATATCATGGCCGGCAACCCTGAGCTGTGCCTGTCCCGAGCCGAATGGGCGCGGCGTTTTGCCGGGTTTATTCGCGAGGCAACGCCGGAGAACCTGCTGGGTTCGAGCATCTATTTTGATTTGCGGGTGGTCTGGGGCGATGAGCAAGGGTGCGAGCAATTGCGTCAGGGCATTCTCGACCAGGTGGCGGACAATCGTTTGTTCCAACGCATGCTGGCCGAAAACGCATTGCGCCAGCGCCCACCGGTGGGGCGTTTCCGGGATTTCGTGCTGACGCGAAAAGGCGCCGACAAGGCGACACTCGACCTCAAGGTGCAAGGCCTCACGCCCTTTGTCGACGGTGCTCGCCTGCTGGCATTGGCCAACGGGATCAGCGCCATCAACACCCTGGAGCGCTTGCGCCAGCTGGTGGCCAAGGAAGTCATCGAACGTCTCGACGGTGCGGCCTATGAAGAGGCCTACCACTTCATTCAACAAACCCGCATGCAGCAGCACCAACTGCAAACCCGCGAGAACCTGCCCTATTCCAACCGTGTCGACCCCGACAGCCTCAACCACCTGGACCGGCGCATCCTGCGTGAATCCCTGCGCCAGGCCCAACGCCTGCAAAGCAGTCTGACCTTGCGGTATCAGCTGTGA